The following are encoded together in the Coturnix japonica isolate 7356 chromosome 8, Coturnix japonica 2.1, whole genome shotgun sequence genome:
- the LOC116653760 gene encoding formin-like protein 5, which yields MPRGAQPHTGTQRADRPHHPELPGSQRSCQPPRGQKPPQPQGTASSKPPSRHRGPWLPMTPAKSRRHHTTTPHHHITPHRHTAPPSRPRSHKVSLPGPHRSFPSRQGERQPRRPIASRERATPTNARRREAEPRGPAALRSGGSASRRAGTAPRLTAPQRRSPRTCRCLRLLPGRPPLPPPPPLPPLPPLPPPPPAGFSAAGAGPQLAAGA from the coding sequence ATGCCCCGAGgagcccagccccacacaggaACTCAGCGGGCGGACAGGCCGCACCACCCGGAGCTCCCCGGCTCCCAAAGGAGCTGCCAGCCACCGCGAGGCCAAAAGCCTCCGCAACCTCAGGGAACCGCTTCCTCAAAGCCGCCGTCGCGACACCGCGGCCCCTGGCTGCCTATGACACCGGCTAAGAGCAGACGGCACCACACCACCACACCACACCACCACATCACGCCACACCGCCACACTGCGCCGCCATCCCGCCCCCGCTCGCACAAAGTTTCTCTCCCCGGCCCGCACCGCTCCTTCCCCTCGAGGCAGGGGGAGCGGCAGCCGCGCCGGCCAATAGCATCGCGAGAACGAGCCACACCGACCAATGCGAGGCGGCGGGAGGCGGAACCCCGCGGTCCGGCCGCGCTACGCAGCGGGGGAAGCGCCTCCAGGCGGGCGGGCACAGCCCCGCGCCTCacggccccgcagcgccgctCACCCAGAACCTGCCGCTGCCTCCGCCTGCTCCCGGGGCggcctcctcttcctcctcctcctcctcttcctcctcttcctcctcttcctcctcctccacccgCCGGCTTCTCAGCAGCCGGAGCCGGGCCGCAGCTCGCTGCAGGCGCCTAG